The DNA sequence TCCTGTCTATATCGGTAATAAATCGGATCCGCTTTTCTCCCAGTCTGACCTTAATAATATTAACCACATCATGGATCAGGGATTCAAAATAATATTCCGCGGGGGCCAGTTCCATTTTTCCGGACTCGATTTTTGAAAAATCCAGAATATCATTAATGATGGAAAGCAGACTTTCACCGGCTTGTTTAATACTCATGGCATCGGTGTATATTTCAGAGTTCGGGGATTTCCGCAAAATCATCTCGGTCATCCCCAGGATCGCGTTCATTGGTGTCCGTATCTCATGGCTGGTATTGGCAAGAAAACTGCTTTTAGCCGCCGCAGCTTCCTCCGCCTTGGCGGCGGCCTCCTCGGCTTTTAGCCGGGCCGTTTCCAGTTCCCCGGTAAGCTTTTTAACCCGTCTGTCATTGGTAACCCGTACCCATTCGTAGGCCATGGTTAGTAAAAAAACTAAAATGAATACGCAGAGAATGCGGAAACCTACGGCGCTTTCATAGGCAAAGCCTGCGTCGGGGACGAAGACGGTAATCCCCACGGCAACCAAAAGCAATCCCGACAGGATAGAACCGGCTGTTAATCCGAGGATGAAAATGGCTATCAGCGGCTGAGCGTAGATCCACAGCCCTGCGAACCCGCTTACCCCGCCTGAAAAGGCAAGGACGGCGCAGAGGGTACTGAAGGCCGCCACGGGAAGCATGGCTGAAAACGTAAAAGGCAGCCGGGTCCGCAGCAAAAAGACACTGCTAATACAGATCAGGGCCACCGTAAAATCGAGCAGACTCCGCAGGGTATTGCCGGCAATAAAAACGGTAATGCCGAAGGTAATCAGAAAAAAGGCTCCCAACATGAGGGCGACATTCAGGCTGACGTACCGGATCATCGCATCGTTCACCACCTGCCCAAGAGAATCCCGATTGTCAGATGCGGCTTGCGGCGCCCCCTGGTTTTCAAATTTTCCGCTGGTAAGAAGGCGGAGTATGCTGCTATTTGTTTTCATCCACTTCCCCGGACTTTGCCTGCTTTTTCCTCGTATTTTTGGATTTTTGACAATCTATTACTGCTTTATCAATATATCCCTGCAAGTAGGATTTATCCACTTTTGACAGAAGTTTTATCTTTTTTTCAAAGGATAGCTCGTTTAGGCTGTCCTCATTGTTCGTACTCTCCACCCAGGTTCCTCCCTTTTTGATTCCATTACCAGGGTGTTCCACGCCCATGAAAGGGTGGTCATTGATGAAGTCGTCGACGCTATCCTGCTTAAAAGTATGATGGAAGGAGATGAAAAGTAAGCCATTAGAGGGTTATACTATGGTCATGACCCCTCCAAATAATTCTAACCGGTTTTACCGTTTTTCGTTCCCGGCGCTAACCCTATTCTGCGCGGCCTTGACTTGCCTGGTTTTAAGCGCCTGCGGGAAGGATGCCCGGGCCGGCGGGCCGGTGACGGTGTTTTCCGGGACGGCGGCGTCTGCGGGGCGGATCCCGGCGGAGTTGGCGGAGTACCGTATCGCCTATTACGAGGCGATTGCGGCGGCGGAGACCGAGGGTTCAGGCGGGCTTATTCAGGAGAGTGATGAGCCCTTTACGATTGTGGATTATGGTCCTCGGGGGGATTTACCCAGCGAGATAAAAAAACCTTCTATATATGTGGTGTTTTCCCAGCCCGTGGTTCCCCTTTCCCGATTGGGGGCGCCTATTCGGGATGGGAAGGCGTTTTTTACGGTAGAACCGGCTATGGAAGGGGTGTACCGGTGGTATGGGTCCCGGCTGCTGGCCTTTGAACCGGATGCGGAAAGTCTGCCCCAGCGGCGCTATACCGTAACGATTTCGGACCGGCTGCAATCCCTGGGGGGGAAGCGGCTTACCGGGGAACGGTCCTTCAGCTTTGAAACCGAACGGCTTTCCCTGCTGACCTGGAGTTTGGGGACCGGAGAGCAGTATGTGTTCCCCTGGGATGTGGGACCCGAGGACGGGGGGCTTATCAACCTGATCTTTTCCTACCCCGTCAATCTAACAGAAATTATGAAGTGGATTGAGATCCGCGGGGCGGGAAGGACCTGGCCCTTTACGGTTTCCCGGCCCGAAATCATCAAGGACTGGGGGTTTCTGCGGGGACGTTCTGCGGCGGCGCCGGAGCAGGGGGTACGGCTTTCCCTGCGGGAGCGGCTTCCCCCGGACACGGATGTGGAGATCCGTATTCTGGCAGGGGCCCGGTCGGAAGCGGACTGGCTGGGGTCGAAGGAAGAGCAGCGGGAAAGCTTCCATACCCTGCGGCCCTTTAGGTTTGGGCGGTATTCGGTGAGGACCGATTCTAATCCCCGCACCCAGGAGGGGGATACGATCCCCATTTCCCTTGATTTTACCCATGGGATCGATCCTGAGGGAGTGGAGAACTATTTTTCCATCGATGGGATTGGGGCGCTTAAGAAGGAAAATATCCATGTCTATGGGGATAGGGTGATACTGAACCGGCTTCCCCTGGAATATCAGCACGAATACACGGTACGGATAGCGGCGGAACTCAAGGATCTGTGGGGCAGGCAGTTGGGGCAAGCCCAGGTGATTCAGGTAAAGGTTGGAGACGCCAATAGCTACGTGTACATCCGCAATACCGGATCCAAGATGTTGGAGGCGGGATTTCCCCCGATGATCGTCTGGGAAGCCCAGAATCCGGTCTCTTTAAAGCGGCGTCTTTCCGCAGCCCGGGGACCCTATGATCGTGCGGACCCCCCCGTGGAGGATGTGGATCCCGATCTGCTCCCCCGGAATTCCAAGCGGTACTTTATGGAAGACCTCAGTCCCTTCCTGGGGAGCGGCGGTAAGGGGAGCGCCGCCCTGAGCTGGGATTACGCAACCCGGTCCTCCTGGGAAGCGGGGCGGGTGTACCGGAACTCCGCCTGGCTTTCCGTACAGGTTACGGACCTGGGCGTTACCACCCGGTACGGGTATAACCGGGCGCTGGTCTGGGTGACTAGGCTTTCCACCGGGGAGCCCGTAGCGGGGGCCAGGGTGGAGCTGCTCGAGGGAACCGGGTTACAGGCTGAGGGCAGAACCAATACCGAGGGGCTTGCGGTTTTCAGTTTTTCCGATGGGGAGTTTGTCCGCCGCTTTAGCCCACCGGAAACTTCGTCAAGTTTGAGGGAAAGCGCCGGAAAGGGGCTGCGTATCCGGGTTGTCGAGAACGGCGGCGCCCAGGCCGGTGGGGATGAGCTTGAGTTTGTCCCCAACGACAGCCATAATCTTTGGCGCTTTGGGGTAGATTCTGTGACGAGCCCCTTTAGGGCGGAGGAGCAGCTGCCGATGATTTTCCTCTTCACCGACCGGGGCTTATACCGTCCCGGGGAGACCCTGACTTTCCGGGGTATAGACCGCAGCCTTACCCGGGGCCAATACCAGCCCTACCAGGGCAAGTATAGCGTAGAAATTCTTTTGCCGGCCGGCGGCAATCGGACCCTGGCGGTTCTTGATGGGGTAAGTACCGGTACCGGAGGAAGTTCGGGTATCTTCGAGCTGCCTGCGGAACTGGAGCCGGGGCAATATGTACTCCGCTATACCCGTCTTTCCAAGGAGGATCCGGGGGTAAAGACCCTCAGTTTCCAGGTGGCGAATTTTGAGCGCCTCCGGGTAGAGGGGTCGGTGAGTTTTCCGGATCTGCCCTTCTACCAGGGTGAAACCCTTACGGGGAAACTTTCCGCTTCCTACTTGGCGGGGGGCGCCTTGACCGGAGCCCCCTATTCCTTTTACTGGACCCGGGAACCTGCGGCCTTCAATCCCGGCGGGAACTGGCAATATTGGCATTTTGGCCCTGAAAATAACGATGGGCGTTCTTTTTTGAGCCGGGGGGAAGGGAATTTAGGCCCCCAGGGGAGCGCCGATATCAGTTTGGTACCCCAGGGGGACGGTGTTGAGGGCGCGGTCTACCGGTATCGGCTGGAAGGGTCGGTGCAGGACGCGGGGCGGCAGGAAATTGCCAGCAGAAACGCCGTAACGGTGCACCCCGCATCGTTTTACATCGCCGCCCGGCTGGATACCGGGACCATGCGGGCGGTCAATTTGGCAGAATCGAAGAATTCCGCCTATTTCCTCGCCGCGGGAAGTCCCGCCACGGTGAGTTGGGCCCTGGTGAATGCCCAGGGTGAAAGCTATCGGTTTCCCGAAAACGGGAAGGGGGAGCTCGCCGTTCAGTTTGTGCGTCACGAATGGAAGCAGTCCCGGCAGGCGGGAATAGGCGGCCGGGTGAACCTGCTCTGGGAGCGGGTTGAAACGGTGGTTGAGGAAAGGACGGTGCGCCTGACAACTGCGACCAGCGGTGTGCTGAACTTTACCCCGGACCAGGGCGGTCAGTGGGAACTTCGGCTGCGGAGCCGGGATGCCCGGGACCGGCCCGTGGTCACCCGGCTGAGTTTTTATGTCAGCGGGGCAGGGTGGGTACGCTGGGGTTCGGCAGATGCGGACGCCATCACCCTGAGGACGGACAAACAGATCTACGCCCCCGGGGAAACAGCAAAACTGTTGGTCCAGTCGCCCCTGCCAAAGGGAAAGTATCTGCTCACCCTGGAACGGGAGGGTATCTTCTCTGAAAAGATCATCGACCTTGATGGTTCCGCGCGGACCATCGACATTCCTATAGAAGAATCATACGTACCCATTGTGTATGCGGCTATTTCGTCCTATACGATCCGTTCCGGGGCTGGGGAGAATAGTTACTATGAGCCGGATCTGGACAAGCCTAAGGGGATTTTCGGACTCGCTGCCATTTATGTGGATAACGCAAGCCGTCATTATCAGATTGAGATTCAACCCGGCCAGGGTGTATACGGTCCCGGAGATGACGCCGATGTGCGGCTCCGGGTGACCCTTGGCGGCAAGCCCGTTTCGGGGGTGGAACTGAGTTTTATGGCGGTAGACCGGGGGGTGGTGGATCTCATCAATTACCATGTCCCGGACCCGCTTGCGTTTTTCTACGACCCCAATAATTTTCCTCTGGGGGTGCGGGGGGCGGACAGCCGGTCCCTGCTTATCGATCCCGTAACCTATGCCCTTTCGGATCTCCAGGGAGGTGACGCTGAGGACGAATCCAAACTTGAAGAGCGTAAGGACTTCCGGCCCACCGCAGTTTTCGAACCCTACCTGCTCACCGGTCCCGATGGAACAGTGATGGTGCGTTTCAGCCTCCCGGATTCACTGACCACTTACCGCTGTACCGCAGTAGCGGTGGGGCAGGAGGCCGGGTTTGCCGCCTTCGGTATACAGGAGCGGGACCTTAGGGTGAGCGCCCCCATGACGGCCCTCATCGCCGCTCCCCGGAAGCTGCGCTGGCGTGATACCGCTCAGGTCTCTCTGATCCTGACGAATCTTGAAAACACCGCGGCGGAAGCCAAGGTTAGCTTGGAAATTGAGGACCTGTCGAAGGATACTCCGGTACTTGTGGTGGACGGTACGACGGAGCGGACCTTGAATGTGCAGCCCGGCGAATCCCTTGAGGCGCCCTTCCGGGTGGCGGCGGTTGGTTCCGGGAGAGCCCGGCTTATCTTTACCCTCCGTTCTCCGAAGGTGAACGAGCGGATCATCCGGGAAATTGATATAGACCGGCCCAGGGTTTACGAAACAGTAACGGTGATGGGGAATTTGGGTGAAGCTCCCTTTATCGAGGAAGGTGTGGTGATAGGCGGAGAAACAGGAACACTGTCTGTTTCCCTGGCCGCTTCCCGGCTGGCCATGCTCAAGGATGCTGTGGGTTACCTTCTGGACTACCCCTATGGCTGCCTTGAACAGCGTACTGCCCGGCTCCTTCCCCTGATTGCCTTTGGGGATAGTCTTGCCGCTCTTCAGCTTGACAGCCCCGTGACGGATGTCAGAAAAACTATCGAGGATGAATTGGCGCTCCTCGCGAAGAACAAGCTGTCCGACGGATCCTATCCCTATTGGCCGGGGAACAGCCGGGGGGACTATTTTGTCACCCTTCGTGTGGGGCATATCGCGGCGCTGGCCAAAGAGAAGGGCTATGCGGTTCCCGGCGGCATTGATATCCCCAGGCTCCTTACCTTTTTGAGTTCCTCCGAATCCGCCCGGTACCATCTAACCCGGGATCCCTTTCTCCAGGGTTACAGCCTCTGGGTCAGGGCCATGCTGGGAGAGAGGGTAGGGAGCGAGCTGCGGACCTACCTGAACCGGGGGGACGAGCTGGGTATAAGCGGCATGAGTTTCGCCGGGCTTACCGCTCTGGCACTGGACATGAAGGATCTGGCGACTACCGCCCGGGACCGGGTCAGGCGTTACATCCGTCCCCAGACCCGTTCCCTGGACATTACGGATACTGCGGAGTCCCGGATAGCCAGGAGCTACTGGAACCGGGAAACCGATAAGTATGCCCTGGCGCTGATGCTCTACCAGTCCCTGAATCCCAAGGATGATATGACCACCCGGCTTGCCAACGCGTTGATCGACAAGCAGCGGCGGGGGCAGGGCAGAGCCGGCTGGTCCGATACGGCCGCAAGCTTCTGGGCTGTCCTTGCCTTCGGGTGGATCAGCGATACTGAGGCCCTGGATGCCGCCCCCCGGACTGCGGGGGAAACTTCGTTGCAAAATGCGCGGGTTTCCCTGGGAGGACATGCTCTGTTTAGCGCAGATTTTGAACCAAAGGGCGGGGTTCCGGTTTCCCGCATCTTTAGTTTTACTGAACCGCCCCTGGCGGGACTTGAGCGGAATACTCTGTTCCCCCTGCGTATTGAGCGGGAGGCCGCTGCCCCGAACGCCGAATCAGCGCGGGGAACTTCGTTGCAAGTAGTAGCCCGGCTCTATTATACCGCAAGCCTCCGCTACGGCATCCCCGCGGAACTGGCGGGTGTGCGGGACGAGGGGCTCGGGGTATTTGTGGAAACCCTGGACGCCGATGGCCGTCCGGTGACCGACGGCAGGCTTACTGCGGGGAAGGTCTACACCAGGCGGGTGGTGATTTCAAGCCCCCGGGCCCGTTCCTATGTGGCGGTACGGGTCCCGGTCCCCTCGGGCGCGGAAATTGTGGACGCCTCTTTTGTCAGCAGTGGAACTATCCCTCCGGACAACGACACTAAGCCTGAGCGGGACTACTGGACACCCTATGAGCAGCCGCCCCTGCAATTTATCTTTGATGATGAGGTTCGGTTCCACTGGGATCAATTTCCCCAGGGGAAAAAAGAAGCGGTCTTCCGTTTCCGGGCGGTCATGCCCGGGGTGTATCCCACCCCGCCTGCGGAGGCGGAGTGTATGTACGAGGGTGAGGTTTTCGGCCGCGCTCCCGGGGAACTAATCGTGATACGGTGAAAATGAAGGGCCTTGTTTCAGTAGTATTGCTGTCTATAGTAGTATTACTGTTTTTAATATTATTTTTTTCACCCTACCCGGAGCTGAAGGCCTACCGGTCCCGATCGTACGGCTTGGTGATCAACGACAGAAACGGCGTTACCCTCCGGGTCGTTCCGGCGGATGATGGGGTAAAGCGTGAGTGGGCAAGCCTGGGGGATATTCCCGCCGGAGCGCTCCGGGTATTTATCCGTGCCGAGGACCGTCGTTTTTATTTTCATCCCGGCGTTGACCCAATCGCCGTTGCAGGGAGCGCCCTGCGGAACCTGCGGGCGGGCCGGATCGTTTCCGGCGGGTCCACCATCACCATGCAGCTCGCCCGGCTGATCCGGCCCAGGGGTCCGGGCCTGGGGGGAAAGGCTGCCGAAGCCTGGGACGCCCTTCGCCTTGAAGCCCGGCTTTCAAAGAAGGCCATTCTGGAACTCTGGCTTAACGGTATCCCCTTTGGCAGTAATATTGAGGGCCTCCCCGCCATGGCCCGGAACCGGTTTGGGCAGCCCGTTACCCAGCTTGACGACACCAGGGCTGCACTTCTTGCGGCGGTACCCCGACGGCCCGGTTTGTACGACCCTGCGCTAAACCCCGAAGCGGCGGTCCGGGCGGCACTGTTTCTGTCGCGCCGCCTTAAACTGGGGCTGGATCAGGCGGTTCTGGAAGCCGTCGCCCGGGAAGCTTCCCCCGATGCCGATGAATACCGGAGTCCCTTCTCCGCACCCCACTTTACCGAACGGCTTGCATCGGATTTGAGATCCGGCGGTAATAGTACTATTCATTCCGTACGCAGTACCCTTGACCTGGATCTGCAATCCTATGCGGAAGAATTGCTGCAAAACGAATTGGCCATGCTCACCAAAAACCGGGTCAGTAACGGCGCCATACTGGCAATTGATAACGAGACCGGGGCAGTCCGCGTTTATGTCGGTTCCCGTTCGTGGTTTGACGAGGGGAGTTCCGGTAAAATAGACGGGGTCCGGGTATTGAATCAACCCGGTTCCTGCCTTAAACCGTTTCTCTACGCCATGGCATTGGATACCGGGTTCAGTCCCGCAGAAATACTGCCGGATATCCCTCAGGTATTTGGCGGCAGTGAAGCCTATATACCCTCCAATTTTAATCGCCGCTTTAACGGCCCGGTACGGCTGCGGGTCGCCCTGGCATCGTCCCTCAATATTCCGGCGGTATATATCCTGGAGCGGCTTGGGGTACGGTCCTTCGAGGAATTTCTGGTCAGCCTTGGTTTCGATTCTGTGGCCGCCGCTATGGGTTCCCACGGAACCGGCCTTGCCCTGGGCAATGCCGAGGTCAGCCTTGAGGAGTTGGTCCGGGGCTTCGCGGTGTTTCCCCGCCGAGGCATCCCTGTGGAACTGCAATTTATTGAAGACAACCATGGTAACAGTAATACTACGCAGGTCATGTCCCCCTATGCAGCCTGGGTCATCTCGGACATACTCTCCGACCGGGGGAGCCGCTTTGTCGCCTTTGGTCCGGCGCCGGTGCTGTCTACATCCTTTCCTTCAATGTTTAAAACCGGGACGGCGAATCAGTTTCAGCATATCTGGGCTTTAGGGGCATCGGCGCGTTTTACCGTGGGGGTGTGGATGGGAAATTTTTCCGGGGAGACCGTGGTGGGCCGTACCGGAAGCTCCATCCCTGCCCGGATCGCAGCGGAACTGTTGGCTGCCCTGGAACAATCCTCCATCGCCGCTTACACCACAGGGGGCGGTTCCGGGGAATCCGTAGGGGGTCCTATCCTGGCAGAGGCGGGGGAAATAGAAATCTGCGCCCTTGCCGGCATGGCCGCGACTCCCTACTGTACCGGGACACTCCGGGAGTGGATCCGCATTAAAGAAACGGCAGGGAACAGCCGGAGAACGCAAAAACCCTGTTCCTGGCACCAAGCGGGAGAATTGGTGTACCCCCCGGAGTATCAAGCCTGGCTTACCGAACGCTTTCGGGCGGGAAATACCGGACAACGTGGGACCGCAGGATACATCCGCCTCCCGGCGCCGGGCTCGGTGTTCTACATTGACCCATATCTGCCAGAGGATGCGCAGGCCCTGCGGGTAGAAACCGTGGGCTTCAGCCTCAACGGTGTTGTGTATGTTGACGATACGCTCCAGGGAAGTCTGAATACCGCGGGGGTTTTCGCACTGACCCTGCAACGGGGGCAGCACCGGCTTGTGGTGGAGGATGAAAGCGGCGGGAGTGCGGCGGTGGATTTTGAGGTGCGGTAGCAGGATACCCGGTGAAGCCATGCGCTGACTGGGTCTCCGAAAGCACACAAATGGTAAGGGGGCCTGTCCGGAAGGAAACGTATGGGGCCTCCCAAAGGGTCCCTCCATACATTTCCTTCCGGACACCCCACTCCGTACTATGTGTAAGTGTGCTTCCGTGCCTCGTGGGCGCATGGCTTCACCGGGCCGGTTCGCCGAATGAAGTTTCCGATTAAGCTCCAAGCGGTATGCATTGTTATGCGAAATAGGCCCCCTATGGCACCCCCCCTATTACATATGCAAAGCCTTCTGTGGATAGTAACAAAAAAAGCCCCAGTTGGTCAGACGATCACCTATGCCTGATAAAATAGAAAGAAGATTGAACAGGACATTAAAATCGTCTATGAAAAAAATGCGATGGAGACAGCTGCTATACGCAACAGACCCCACCGCATTTTTGTTACTGTTCAAAAACAGTGCCTGGCGCCACTGCGCCTTTCCACCCTTTGTCCTCTGGACTACTAGTTGTTTGGTAGGGTGCTCCAGTTTGTCATATCGTTAAGATCAATAGTCGCCGAACCCTTAGAAAAAGCAACGCCAGTTTTAAACATAATATAATTTATATACTCTAATACTACAAGGTAGGTCCCTGTATCTTTCCAACGTTGATCCCAATCAGGGGTATACAAAGGGAACGGTGATAAAGAGCTCCCCTCGGTTGTTGCCACACGGGTATCAAATCCAGTTGCAGCGGCATACTCTTTTCTGGTAGTTATAGTTCCGTCTCCCGTGTCAGGATAAACATATATATAACCCTTTTCATCTGAAGGGAAATTGGTCACGGTCACACTACCGCCACCGCCACCACTGCCTGCGCCGTCCCCGCACGCCGAAAGCACAAGGCCGAATACCAGCGCCATTGCCATTCCCACAAGAACAAAACCCGTCTTTTTCATTTTTACTCTCCTAAGGTATTTATTTGCGTATAAGGTCCGCCGACATTATTATTTTTACATTTCGAAAAATATTTGTCGTGAGTTTGACTACTCATATTTACAAGGTTTTTTTGGGTGTTTTGTAGGTGGTTACGCACAGTTTGGGGAAATAAGGCGTGAATTCTCCGGCAATATGTACGGTTTCTATTCTATATCTTCTGCAAATCCGAGCGTGAAGCGATGCCGGTTTTGTAGTAAATGCGGGAAAGGAGGTTTTCTACGGTACGGGGGCTTATACCCAGGGCGGCGGCGATACGTTTGTTATTCTGGCCCTCCCTTACGTGCTTGAGTATTTCCGCTTCCCGGCGGGTAAGGAGTGTTTGTGTTTTCGCAGCATTTTTCAACTTGGGTTCCACCGCTTTGTCTATGGAAACTTTGCCCTGCAGCACCGCTTGGAGGGCGGTTTCGAGTTCTTCCTCGCTCCGGTATTTGCAGACATAGCCCCGGACACCGAAGCCCAGGGCAGCATTGGCATGGGCGTAGTCGTCAAACTGGGTGTACACAACTATCGGGGGCGTTTTACCAAACCGTTCCCGCAGCCAGGGGATAATATCAAGACCCATGGCGTCTTCCGTTGCGCCGTCGTGAAGGCTTAGTTGGATGTCCAGGAGCAGGATGTCCGGAAGCGCCGCCAGTTCTGAAAACAGTTCCCTAGCCTCGGTAAGATCCCCAACGATGCCTAACACCTGCCAGCGCCCGGTTCCGGCAAACCATGCGGCCAGTCCTTTACGCATGACCGGGTGATCCTCAATTATAATGATGCTGTTCATGCGTCCCTCCATGGGGGGACTTTAAGACACACCATAAGGCCGCCGCCTTCTACGCTGATAAAGTCGATTTGCGCCCCCAGGATTGCCGCCCGCTGACGCATGGTCCGCATACCAAAGCCGTCTCCCGCTCCTTCGGTTTGTTGCCCGCTTCTGCTGCGCGGGGAACTGCGTTGCAAGTTGCGCGGGGAACTACGTTGCAAGTTGCGCGGGGAACTGCGTTGCAAGTTGCGCAGACCTGGTCTGCTTTGCAGACCTTTGCCGTCATCAGAAATACTGAACAGCAAGGGCCGCCCCTTGCCAAAAACCCCTACGGGTTCCCGAGCGCCTTGCCGGGCGACCAGTACGGCTTGTTTTGCCTGGGAATGTTTGGCGATGTTGTTGAGCGCTTCTTGGGCGATACGGTAGAGGTGCAGCCGGTGTTCGCCGTTCAATCCGCTGAAGTCCAGGCTTTCTTCTATTTCGACGATACATTCAATTCCGGTACGTTTAACAAAGGTGTCGCATAAAGAAATGAGAGAATCCTTCAGACTGAAGCGGCCAAGATCCGGCGGTATAAGCCGGCTGCAAATTTCCCGGATACGGGCGGCAGCGGGGGTATCCCGCAGATCCGGCAGTACCGTATCGTGGAGTTCTGCGGCAATGCGCCGCCGCTCGGTTTCCTGGGCTTCCAGCGCCAAGGAGGAAAAAGCAGCACTTTGGGATTCCCGTTCCCGGGCCTTTCGCATTGCAAGATAGATATAACCGAGAAAGACCATTAGTAAGCTGATAAAAAACACCAGAAGCCACAACAAACGGAAATATGAATCAAACTCCGAGGGTAATAGGGCGCTTTCGGCTGGCATGGCTTTATAATAATACAAAACTGGACAAAAGGGCAATAAAGGTTTTTAATACGTCTATGCAGTCTGTTTCAGGCCATAGAACGAAAAATCCGCTTGTTTTGCTTTTTGTATCTATTGCAGGGGCCCTGCTTAATATGCTGATCCAGTATTTTTCACGGGGTCGGCTGGGTATTCCCCTGTTTCTGGACACGGTGCTGACCATGACCGTCACGTTCTACGGCGGGGTGTTCTGGGGCGCCTTAACCGGTACCCTGACCAATCTGATTGAGCAAAGCATCTTTTTTTACGGCTGGCTCCCCTATCTGTACGCCTTCTGTAATATAGCGGTGGCCCTGGTTACTGCCCTCTTTATCCGCTGGTTTCCCCAGGAGCTGGGTATTAATTCTAGCGCTGGAAATTCGGAAAAACCACTTTCCAACAACCAAGGGAAAAGCCTCTGGCTCCAGGATCTGATGGGAAGGGCCATTGTGCTTGTCCTTTTATCTTTTGCCCTATGCCTGGTTATAAGCGTTCTTGGGGGCTTTTTTGCGGTAATTATTGAGCATTTTAATTCATCATTGATTGCTGATCCCGTATCCCCTGAACTGAATTTCAGACTCGCCCTGGTACGAAGACATCTGCCCGCCATTATTGTGTCCATAGGCTCGCGTATTCCGATGAACCTGCTTGACCGGATGATTTCGTCTTTTACCGGGTATGGGCTGGCGGTGTTACTGGCCTGGGGAGGCAGGAGTCTGGGGAAGCGAGCTACATAGCTTTCAACCCGCGGATATCCTCGATGATAGTTTCACTGCTGGACAATAGGGAGGCGGATTCTTCTTTGACCTTGAGGATCAGGCTGTTGATTTCGTTCAGGGACTGGATAACTTGATTCCCCCCGCTGCTATGCACCTCCATGGCGTTATTGATGTGTAGTTCCTCGTTCTTGACGGTGTTGATAAGGCTTACCATGGTGTCAAATTGCTGTTCCGCCTGACCGGAGGATTCTTTGGAACTGTCGATCAGGGCCTTGATATTTTTAAGGCTCCCGGCGATTTCCGCCGCCTGCTTGTTGGAATTGTCGGCGAGCTTGCGGATTTCCGAGGCGACCACCGAAAAGCCCTTGCCCACCGCTTCCCCGGCGTGGGCCGCTTCAATGGCGGCGTTCATCCCCAGGATGCTGGTCTGCTCCGCAATGTCCCCGATGACGCTGCAGGCTTCGATAAGCGCGTCGGATTGGGCGGAGACATCATCTATCAGTTCCGCGATGCGGTGCAGCCGGTTCTTCCCTTCCGAGGATGACTCGTTGAGCAGTAAAACTGTCCGGGCGTTCTGTTCCAGGGTTTGATGGATGGAACGGGTATTTTCCACCATCTGCTCTATGGCGGTGGATGAGGAAAGAACATGGTTCGCCGTTTCGCCGATATTGAGCGAAAGGGAACTGATGCCCCCCAGGTTTTTATTCATCTCCCCCAGGGTATGATCGTAGACCGTGTTGAGTTTCTGTTTGACCGACTCTTCATTCCGGAGGGTTTTTTCAATCTCCACATAGTGCCGGCAATTTTCCATCTTGTTCAGGCCGTTGATAATGGCAACCGCCATCTGCTCGCAGTTCCGGTACCCGCAGGCGCCGCAGTTGAGGATATCGCTGCTGCTGGTTTTGTGCATC is a window from the Treponema primitia ZAS-1 genome containing:
- the pbpC gene encoding penicillin-binding protein 1C, which produces MKGLVSVVLLSIVVLLFLILFFSPYPELKAYRSRSYGLVINDRNGVTLRVVPADDGVKREWASLGDIPAGALRVFIRAEDRRFYFHPGVDPIAVAGSALRNLRAGRIVSGGSTITMQLARLIRPRGPGLGGKAAEAWDALRLEARLSKKAILELWLNGIPFGSNIEGLPAMARNRFGQPVTQLDDTRAALLAAVPRRPGLYDPALNPEAAVRAALFLSRRLKLGLDQAVLEAVAREASPDADEYRSPFSAPHFTERLASDLRSGGNSTIHSVRSTLDLDLQSYAEELLQNELAMLTKNRVSNGAILAIDNETGAVRVYVGSRSWFDEGSSGKIDGVRVLNQPGSCLKPFLYAMALDTGFSPAEILPDIPQVFGGSEAYIPSNFNRRFNGPVRLRVALASSLNIPAVYILERLGVRSFEEFLVSLGFDSVAAAMGSHGTGLALGNAEVSLEELVRGFAVFPRRGIPVELQFIEDNHGNSNTTQVMSPYAAWVISDILSDRGSRFVAFGPAPVLSTSFPSMFKTGTANQFQHIWALGASARFTVGVWMGNFSGETVVGRTGSSIPARIAAELLAALEQSSIAAYTTGGGSGESVGGPILAEAGEIEICALAGMAATPYCTGTLREWIRIKETAGNSRRTQKPCSWHQAGELVYPPEYQAWLTERFRAGNTGQRGTAGYIRLPAPGSVFYIDPYLPEDAQALRVETVGFSLNGVVYVDDTLQGSLNTAGVFALTLQRGQHRLVVEDESGGSAAVDFEVR
- a CDS encoding response regulator, giving the protein MNSIIIIEDHPVMRKGLAAWFAGTGRWQVLGIVGDLTEARELFSELAALPDILLLDIQLSLHDGATEDAMGLDIIPWLRERFGKTPPIVVYTQFDDYAHANAALGFGVRGYVCKYRSEEELETALQAVLQGKVSIDKAVEPKLKNAAKTQTLLTRREAEILKHVREGQNNKRIAAALGISPRTVENLLSRIYYKTGIASRSDLQKI
- a CDS encoding sensor histidine kinase, with the protein product MPAESALLPSEFDSYFRLLWLLVFFISLLMVFLGYIYLAMRKARERESQSAAFSSLALEAQETERRRIAAELHDTVLPDLRDTPAAARIREICSRLIPPDLGRFSLKDSLISLCDTFVKRTGIECIVEIEESLDFSGLNGEHRLHLYRIAQEALNNIAKHSQAKQAVLVARQGAREPVGVFGKGRPLLFSISDDGKGLQSRPGLRNLQRSSPRNLQRSSPRNLQRSSPRSRSGQQTEGAGDGFGMRTMRQRAAILGAQIDFISVEGGGLMVCLKVPPWRDA